A portion of the Vreelandella subglaciescola genome contains these proteins:
- a CDS encoding ISAs1 family transposase has translation MSHSPQSMLEVFAGVTDPRHPNRVQHALPEVLTVAACGILVGADTFKEIELWAQEKRAWLQHYLRLPNGIPSHDTFARLFGLMDPQAFEAAFRDWVDGVLPGVSPQVVALDGKTSRRSAKACEGPLHLVSAFAADAGVILGQQATATKSNEKTAIPELLASLALKGCIVTIDAMGTQPSIAQAIRDRQADYVLAVKDNQPQLKTAIEDFFDLFQSAPADKTPHQVSETVNKDHGRLETRRCYVFDALACLSHPERWPDLRCFAVVESSCERQGKVTRERRYYLSSLGPDAEQLAKAVRQHWGIENRVHWCLDVTFGDDQMRARTAHAAHNLAILKRLTLNLIRLDPVKREGSFKTKRIIAATSDAYRAHLLGLE, from the coding sequence ATGTCTCATTCTCCGCAGTCCATGCTGGAGGTCTTCGCCGGTGTTACCGATCCACGTCATCCCAACAGGGTCCAACATGCCTTGCCGGAAGTCCTCACGGTCGCCGCCTGCGGCATCCTCGTCGGCGCCGACACGTTCAAGGAGATCGAACTCTGGGCCCAGGAGAAGCGTGCCTGGCTCCAACACTACCTGCGCTTGCCCAATGGCATTCCCTCTCACGATACCTTCGCACGTCTCTTCGGCCTGATGGATCCTCAGGCGTTCGAAGCCGCCTTCCGCGACTGGGTGGACGGTGTGTTGCCCGGGGTTTCGCCCCAGGTCGTGGCACTGGATGGCAAGACCAGCCGGCGCTCGGCCAAGGCTTGTGAAGGCCCGTTACACCTGGTCAGTGCGTTCGCGGCGGATGCTGGCGTCATCCTCGGCCAGCAGGCGACCGCCACCAAGTCGAACGAGAAAACGGCGATCCCCGAGCTGCTGGCGTCCCTGGCACTCAAAGGCTGCATCGTGACGATCGATGCCATGGGGACACAGCCCAGCATTGCGCAGGCCATCCGTGACCGTCAGGCGGACTATGTGCTGGCCGTCAAGGACAATCAGCCCCAGCTCAAGACCGCGATCGAGGACTTCTTCGACCTGTTCCAGTCAGCACCCGCGGACAAGACGCCGCACCAGGTCAGCGAAACGGTCAACAAGGATCACGGGCGACTGGAAACGCGTCGCTGCTATGTGTTCGATGCCCTCGCGTGTCTATCCCATCCGGAACGATGGCCCGACCTGCGCTGTTTTGCCGTCGTCGAGTCGAGCTGTGAGCGGCAAGGCAAGGTGACGCGGGAACGGCGTTACTACCTCAGCAGCCTAGGCCCCGATGCCGAGCAGCTGGCCAAGGCGGTACGCCAACACTGGGGCATCGAGAACCGGGTACACTGGTGTCTGGACGTGACCTTTGGCGATGACCAGATGCGAGCCCGCACAGCCCATGCCGCCCACAACCTGGCGATTCTAAAGCGCTTGACGCTGAATTTAATTCGTCTGGACCCGGTCAAACGCGAGGGCAGTTTCAAGACCAAGCGGATCATCGCCGCCACATCCGACGCGTACCGGGCACACCTGCTGGGCCTCGAATGA
- the metH gene encoding methionine synthase, which produces MAASALTATLTERLAQRILILDGGMGTMLQNAQLSETEFRGERFSDWPSDVKGNNDLLVLTCPDVVTRIHRDYLEAGADIIETNTFNSTQLSQSDYGMEALVGEINFEAARLAREVCDAVASETGTPRYVAGVLGPTSRTASLSPDVNDPSKRNVTFDALRENYLQAATALVEGGADLILIETIFDTLNAKAAIYALEEMFEARGERTPVMISGTITDASGRTLSGQTTEAFWNSIRHAKPFSVGLNCALGAAELRPYLAELAEKADTFVSAHPNAGLPNEFGEYDQTAEEMSSIVAEFAESGLVNIIGGCCGSAPEHIRMIAEAVADMAPREVPSRPPACRLSGLEPFNIDADSLFVNVGERTNVTGSARFKRLIKEDDYTTALEVALEQVENGAQVIDINMDEGMLESQEAMVRFLNLIAGEPDIARVPIMVDSSKWEIIEAGLQCIQGKAVVNSISLKEGEAAFREQATKCRRFGAAIVVMAFDEEGQADTFARKTEICQRAYRLLVDDIGFPAEDIIFDPNIFAIATGIEEHNNYAVDFIQAAEWIRANLPHAMLSGGVSNVSFSFRGNNPVREAIHSVFLYHAVRAGLSMGIVNAGQLGVYDDLNAKLRDAVEDVVLNRRDDATERLLDLAESYKNEASGGGPKKEDLEWREYAVEKRIEHALVKGITSHIIDDTEEARQKLPRPIEVIEGPLMDGMNVVGDLFGAGKMFLPQVVKSARVMKQAVAHLLPYIEAEKDENTQAKGKIVMATVKGDVHDIGKNIVGVVLQCNNYEVIDLGVMVPAAKILQTAIDEKADIVGLSGLITPSLDEMVSVAKEMQRQEFELPLLIGGATTSKAHTAVKIDPQYKNPVIYVTDASRAVGVASKLLAADAKADYVAEISAEYDKVRERNAKRRPKAADLTYEQARKRRFRTDWDAYTPPAPNSQGLITFDDYDLDAIIDFIDWTPFFMSWQLAGKYPKILDDDVVGEAARNLFADAKAMLKKMVSEKRIQARGVIGLWPANSVDDDVIDTRSEVVERLYHIRQQTTKGRDGLCYSLADFVAPKETGKPDWIGGFAVTTGHGVHELSQAYKDAGDDYNAIMVQALTDRMAEAFAELLHGRVRKEFWGYVPEETLDNTELIAEKYQGIRPAPGYPACPDHTEKTKLFELLDATQQTGLELTENFAMWPAAAVAGWYFAHPQSKYFSTGKITRDQVEALAERKDRPLDDMERWLSPVLSYDPS; this is translated from the coding sequence ATGGCTGCTAGTGCTTTAACCGCGACTCTGACCGAGCGCCTTGCCCAACGTATCCTGATCCTCGACGGTGGCATGGGCACCATGCTGCAAAACGCGCAGTTAAGCGAAACAGAGTTTCGAGGCGAACGCTTCAGCGACTGGCCAAGCGATGTCAAAGGCAATAACGACCTGCTGGTGCTGACCTGCCCCGATGTTGTCACCCGCATCCACCGCGACTATCTGGAAGCCGGCGCGGACATCATCGAGACCAACACCTTCAACAGCACGCAGCTGTCGCAGTCCGACTACGGCATGGAAGCGCTGGTTGGTGAGATCAACTTCGAGGCGGCGCGGCTGGCGCGCGAGGTGTGCGACGCCGTGGCCAGCGAAACCGGCACCCCGCGCTATGTGGCCGGCGTGCTCGGCCCGACTTCGCGTACCGCGTCGCTGTCGCCGGACGTTAATGATCCGTCAAAGCGTAACGTGACCTTTGATGCCCTGCGGGAAAATTACCTTCAGGCAGCCACGGCGCTGGTCGAAGGCGGCGCTGACCTGATCCTGATTGAAACCATTTTCGATACGCTTAACGCCAAAGCAGCCATCTACGCGCTGGAAGAAATGTTCGAGGCACGCGGCGAGCGCACGCCGGTAATGATCTCGGGCACTATCACCGACGCTTCGGGGCGTACGCTTTCCGGCCAGACCACCGAGGCGTTCTGGAACTCCATTCGTCACGCCAAGCCGTTTTCGGTGGGGCTCAACTGCGCGCTGGGCGCTGCCGAGCTGCGCCCGTATCTGGCCGAGCTTGCTGAAAAAGCCGATACCTTCGTTTCCGCGCACCCCAACGCCGGGCTGCCCAACGAGTTTGGCGAATACGACCAGACGGCGGAAGAAATGTCGTCGATTGTGGCCGAGTTCGCCGAGAGCGGGCTGGTCAACATCATTGGCGGCTGCTGCGGCTCAGCGCCCGAGCACATCCGCATGATCGCCGAGGCGGTGGCCGACATGGCGCCGCGCGAGGTGCCCTCTCGCCCCCCAGCCTGCCGTTTGTCGGGCCTTGAGCCGTTCAACATCGATGCCGACTCGCTGTTCGTTAACGTCGGCGAGCGGACCAACGTCACCGGCTCGGCACGCTTTAAACGGCTGATCAAGGAAGACGATTATACCACCGCGCTTGAAGTGGCGCTGGAACAGGTCGAAAACGGCGCTCAGGTCATCGACATCAACATGGACGAAGGCATGCTGGAGTCCCAGGAAGCGATGGTGCGCTTTCTCAACCTGATTGCCGGCGAGCCGGATATCGCCCGGGTGCCGATCATGGTGGACTCCTCCAAATGGGAGATCATCGAGGCCGGTCTGCAGTGCATTCAGGGCAAGGCGGTAGTGAATTCCATCTCGCTCAAGGAAGGTGAAGCGGCGTTCCGCGAGCAGGCCACCAAATGCCGGCGCTTTGGCGCGGCCATTGTGGTGATGGCGTTCGACGAAGAAGGCCAGGCCGATACCTTTGCGCGCAAGACCGAGATTTGCCAGCGCGCCTACCGCCTGCTGGTCGATGACATCGGCTTTCCCGCCGAAGACATCATCTTCGACCCCAATATCTTTGCCATCGCCACCGGCATCGAAGAGCACAACAACTACGCCGTCGACTTCATTCAGGCCGCCGAATGGATCCGCGCCAACCTGCCCCACGCCATGCTCTCCGGCGGCGTTTCCAACGTGTCGTTCTCATTTCGCGGCAATAACCCCGTGCGCGAAGCGATCCACTCGGTTTTCCTCTACCACGCGGTGCGTGCAGGCCTGAGCATGGGCATCGTCAATGCCGGCCAGCTCGGTGTCTACGACGACCTGAACGCCAAGCTGCGCGACGCCGTGGAAGACGTGGTGCTCAACCGCCGTGACGATGCCACCGAGCGGCTGCTCGACCTCGCCGAGAGCTACAAGAACGAAGCGTCCGGCGGCGGTCCCAAAAAAGAAGACCTGGAATGGCGCGAATACGCCGTGGAAAAGCGCATCGAACACGCGCTGGTTAAAGGGATCACCAGCCACATTATTGATGACACCGAAGAAGCCCGGCAGAAGCTTCCCCGCCCTATCGAGGTCATCGAAGGCCCGCTGATGGACGGCATGAACGTGGTTGGCGATCTGTTCGGCGCGGGCAAGATGTTCTTGCCCCAGGTGGTCAAGTCGGCGCGGGTGATGAAGCAGGCGGTCGCCCACCTGCTGCCTTACATCGAAGCGGAAAAAGACGAGAATACTCAGGCCAAGGGCAAGATCGTCATGGCCACGGTAAAAGGTGACGTCCACGACATCGGCAAAAACATCGTCGGCGTGGTGTTGCAGTGCAACAACTACGAGGTGATTGACCTTGGCGTAATGGTGCCGGCAGCGAAGATTTTGCAAACCGCGATCGATGAAAAGGCCGATATCGTTGGCCTGTCGGGGCTGATTACGCCGTCGCTGGACGAAATGGTCAGCGTGGCCAAGGAAATGCAGCGTCAGGAATTCGAGCTGCCGCTGCTGATCGGCGGCGCCACCACGTCCAAAGCGCATACCGCGGTAAAAATCGACCCGCAGTATAAAAACCCGGTGATCTACGTCACCGATGCCTCCCGCGCGGTGGGCGTTGCCAGCAAGCTGCTGGCCGCCGATGCCAAAGCGGATTACGTGGCCGAGATCAGCGCCGAGTACGACAAGGTGCGTGAACGCAACGCCAAGCGCCGCCCCAAAGCCGCCGACCTAACCTACGAGCAGGCGCGCAAGCGGCGTTTTCGTACCGACTGGGACGCCTACACCCCGCCGGCGCCTAACTCTCAGGGGCTGATTACGTTTGACGATTACGACCTCGACGCGATTATTGACTTCATCGATTGGACGCCGTTTTTCATGAGCTGGCAGCTGGCCGGCAAGTATCCGAAGATTCTCGACGACGACGTCGTTGGCGAAGCGGCGCGCAACCTGTTTGCCGATGCCAAGGCCATGCTCAAGAAAATGGTCTCGGAAAAACGCATCCAGGCACGCGGCGTGATTGGCCTGTGGCCGGCCAACAGCGTGGATGATGACGTGATCGACACCCGCAGCGAAGTCGTCGAGCGGCTTTACCATATTCGCCAGCAAACCACTAAAGGCCGCGACGGGCTGTGCTATAGCCTGGCGGATTTCGTGGCGCCCAAAGAGACCGGCAAACCCGACTGGATTGGCGGCTTTGCGGTGACCACCGGCCACGGCGTTCACGAACTTAGCCAAGCCTATAAAGACGCCGGTGACGACTACAACGCGATTATGGTGCAGGCGCTGACCGACCGTATGGCCGAGGCCTTTGCCGAGCTGCTGCACGGGCGCGTACGGAAAGAATTCTGGGGCTACGTGCCCGAAGAAACGCTGGATAATACCGAGCTGATTGCCGAGAAGTATCAGGGCATCCGCCCGGCGCCGGGCTACCCGGCCTGCCCCGATCACACCGAAAAAACCAAGCTTTTTGAGCTGCTGGACGCGACCCAGCAGACCGGCCTTGAGCTGACCGAGAATTTTGCCATGTGGCCGGCAGCCGCCGTCGCCGGCTGGTATTTCGCTCACCCGCAGTCGAAGTACTTTTCTACCGGCAAGATCACCCGCGATCAGGTCGAAGCGCTGGCCGAGCGCAAAGATCGCCCGCTCGATGACATGGAACGCTGGCTGTCTCCGGTGCTTTCCTACGACCCGAGCTAG
- a CDS encoding MATE family efflux transporter: MRLALPVMLGMLSQSVLNLIDAALVGSLGEVALAGVGVGGYAMFMMTALVFGLSSAVQSQTARQLGADADSPAGPLNAGLVLAVAVALPLTLLAWWQAPRLIGLITQTPDVKALAVTYFRWRVIALVAVAMTLCLRGYWNGRQQTGMYLRIILCVHAFNVLVSMGLIFGLAGLPRMGAAGAGAGTALSLLLGLLLWLAVSLKGALGHGFLTRWPSAYVFRRLSARALPHSLQQLWFAAGYAVLFWMLSQIDTQSVAVGHVLINLSLLLVLPGVGLGVAAMSLVGEALGRDAYRDAHRWGLDALRLAWLLLATLALPMLVFPQQILGLFLADDALVELGTLPLRLTGAMIVLDAAALVLAQALMGAGAQRTVMALTLSMQWLIFLPVAWWVGVAGGYGLLGIWLVQLGYRVLNSLGFLWVWQRRRWAETGVNSAKT; this comes from the coding sequence ATGCGCCTGGCGCTGCCGGTGATGTTGGGCATGCTGTCGCAAAGCGTGCTCAACCTGATCGACGCCGCGCTGGTGGGCTCGCTGGGGGAGGTCGCGCTGGCCGGCGTGGGCGTGGGCGGCTACGCCATGTTCATGATGACGGCGTTGGTCTTTGGCCTGTCGTCGGCGGTGCAGTCGCAAACCGCGCGGCAGCTGGGCGCTGACGCCGATTCACCGGCCGGGCCGCTCAATGCGGGGCTGGTGCTTGCCGTTGCGGTCGCGCTGCCGTTGACGCTGCTGGCCTGGTGGCAGGCGCCCCGGCTGATCGGGCTGATCACCCAAACGCCCGATGTGAAAGCGCTTGCCGTGACCTATTTCCGCTGGCGGGTGATCGCGCTGGTGGCGGTGGCCATGACGCTGTGCCTGCGCGGCTACTGGAACGGCCGGCAGCAAACCGGCATGTATCTGCGGATTATCCTCTGCGTCCATGCGTTTAACGTGCTGGTCAGCATGGGGCTGATTTTCGGCCTCGCCGGGCTACCCAGAATGGGCGCCGCCGGTGCCGGTGCCGGCACTGCCCTGTCGCTGTTGCTGGGGCTTTTGCTGTGGCTGGCGGTCAGCCTCAAAGGCGCGCTGGGCCACGGCTTTTTAACTCGCTGGCCATCGGCATACGTCTTCCGTCGGCTGAGCGCGCGGGCGCTTCCCCACTCGTTGCAGCAGCTGTGGTTTGCCGCCGGCTACGCGGTGCTATTTTGGATGCTCAGCCAGATCGATACCCAAAGCGTGGCCGTGGGGCACGTGCTGATCAATCTTTCGTTATTGCTGGTACTGCCCGGCGTCGGGCTGGGCGTTGCCGCCATGAGCCTGGTGGGCGAGGCGCTGGGGCGCGACGCCTACCGCGATGCCCACCGCTGGGGACTCGATGCGCTGCGCCTGGCCTGGCTACTCTTAGCGACGTTGGCACTGCCCATGCTGGTGTTTCCCCAGCAGATACTCGGGCTGTTTCTCGCCGATGATGCGCTGGTGGAGCTGGGCACCCTGCCGCTGCGGCTGACCGGTGCGATGATCGTACTCGACGCCGCCGCGCTGGTGCTGGCGCAGGCACTGATGGGCGCCGGTGCCCAGCGCACGGTGATGGCACTGACGCTTTCCATGCAGTGGCTGATATTTTTGCCTGTTGCCTGGTGGGTTGGCGTTGCTGGCGGCTACGGGCTGTTGGGCATCTGGCTGGTGCAGCTGGGGTATCGGGTGCTTAACTCGCTGGGCTTTTTGTGGGTGTGGCAGCGACGCCGGTGGGCAGAAACCGGCGTCAACAGTGCTAAAACCTAG
- the smrA gene encoding DNA endonuclease SmrA, producing the protein MNQSLRDEVGFEAMIGDVTPLKRDNRADPGKKPPTSAEAWQARRDAAEEGTGERNFLSDDFVDLLPPIDPMAFRRDGIQQGVADKLKHGGYPVQAQLHLRRRPLAECRRMLFAFMEDAYAHDLRSILIVHGRGREIDSPANVLRSYLAKWLAQFEQVQAYVSAQPSDGGLGATWVMLRKSARAKTNNRERQQKRRG; encoded by the coding sequence ATGAATCAGTCACTGCGCGATGAAGTGGGCTTCGAGGCGATGATAGGCGATGTGACCCCGCTTAAGCGAGATAACCGCGCCGATCCGGGAAAAAAGCCGCCGACCTCAGCCGAGGCCTGGCAGGCCAGACGCGACGCCGCCGAGGAAGGCACCGGCGAGCGTAATTTTCTCTCGGACGATTTTGTTGACCTGCTGCCGCCCATTGACCCGATGGCGTTTCGCCGTGATGGCATCCAGCAGGGCGTGGCTGACAAACTCAAGCACGGCGGCTATCCGGTTCAGGCGCAGCTGCATTTGCGACGTCGCCCGCTGGCCGAATGCCGGCGCATGCTGTTTGCGTTTATGGAAGATGCCTACGCCCACGACCTGCGCTCTATATTGATCGTTCACGGCCGCGGGCGTGAAATCGACAGTCCCGCCAACGTGCTGCGCTCGTATCTGGCCAAGTGGCTGGCCCAGTTCGAGCAGGTGCAGGCCTACGTCTCGGCACAGCCGTCCGACGGCGGCTTGGGCGCCACCTGGGTCATGCTGCGCAAAAGTGCCCGTGCCAAAACCAATAACCGCGAGCGCCAGCAAAAGCGCCGTGGCTAG
- a CDS encoding gamma-glutamylcyclotransferase family protein — translation MLAGILLLAVATWLWFTMLSPWYYQRPPDLAPVADGPHQVFVYGTLRYAPIRFVVMGTSGSPEAASLGGYRRCGLNIAPITIPSVTTKPAPDSLINGLVLEVSALELARLDRYERLGVRYTRRQITLQDDTPAWVYRRLASKAPAGEAIGCPGSDTIDRPI, via the coding sequence ATGCTGGCCGGTATTCTGTTACTGGCCGTGGCGACCTGGCTATGGTTCACCATGCTGAGCCCTTGGTATTATCAGCGCCCGCCGGACCTTGCGCCCGTCGCTGATGGCCCGCATCAGGTGTTTGTCTACGGCACGCTGCGCTATGCGCCGATTCGATTCGTGGTCATGGGCACTTCGGGCAGCCCCGAAGCGGCCTCGCTCGGCGGCTACCGGCGCTGCGGGCTGAACATTGCGCCGATAACGATACCCTCTGTCACCACTAAACCGGCGCCGGACAGCCTAATCAACGGGCTGGTGCTTGAGGTGTCGGCGCTCGAACTCGCCCGCCTTGATCGCTATGAACGCCTCGGCGTGCGCTATACGCGTCGCCAGATCACGCTGCAGGATGACACCCCTGCCTGGGTGTACCGGCGGTTAGCGTCAAAAGCACCGGCAGGAGAAGCCATCGGTTGCCCGGGCTCTGATACCATTGATCGCCCGATTTGA
- the wrbA gene encoding NAD(P)H:quinone oxidoreductase, whose product MSTELPYILVLYYSRSGATATMARQVVKGIESMPGIEARLRTVPPVSPTCEAVEPEIPEEGAVYVDHDDLRHASGLALGSPTRFGNMAAPLKYFLDTTSGLWLNGAMIDKPASAFTSTASLHGGQETTLISMLLPLLHHGMVYAGIPYSETALLETQGGGTPYGASHVAGARSDRPVDDHERELCVAQGKRIARLGLALHAMREAS is encoded by the coding sequence ATGAGTACCGAACTGCCGTATATTCTCGTGTTGTATTATTCCCGCTCCGGGGCGACGGCCACCATGGCGCGTCAGGTGGTCAAGGGGATTGAAAGCATGCCCGGCATTGAGGCGCGCCTGCGCACCGTGCCGCCGGTATCGCCAACCTGTGAGGCGGTGGAGCCGGAGATTCCCGAGGAAGGCGCGGTATACGTCGATCATGACGATCTGCGCCATGCCAGCGGGCTGGCGCTGGGCAGCCCCACGCGCTTTGGCAATATGGCTGCCCCCCTGAAGTATTTTCTGGATACCACCAGCGGGCTGTGGCTGAACGGCGCAATGATCGATAAGCCCGCCAGTGCGTTTACTTCCACGGCAAGCCTGCACGGCGGTCAGGAAACCACGCTGATTTCCATGCTGCTTCCGCTGTTACACCACGGCATGGTGTATGCGGGTATTCCCTACAGCGAAACGGCCCTGCTCGAAACTCAGGGCGGCGGCACGCCCTACGGGGCCAGCCACGTGGCCGGTGCGCGCAGCGACCGTCCCGTTGATGATCACGAACGCGAGCTGTGCGTGGCTCAGGGCAAGCGTATCGCGCGGCTGGGGCTTGCCCTTCACGCCATGCGGGAGGCGAGCTAA
- a CDS encoding DUF2069 domain-containing protein: MREWLEDVERKHGLAPLTRYSRQLVVASFVVLLLLMVYRGALIQGADGFNWRPVIAFVLPLVLFLPSVIGKRPRGHAWLAFVSLLYFMQGVMVATLPEQHLRGIVEACVSLALFTGCMGYARFRSRLLREQAATG; this comes from the coding sequence ATGCGCGAATGGTTGGAAGACGTGGAACGTAAGCACGGTCTAGCGCCTTTGACGCGCTACTCCCGCCAGCTGGTCGTCGCCAGCTTTGTCGTATTGCTGTTGCTGATGGTGTATCGCGGCGCGCTGATTCAAGGTGCCGACGGCTTTAACTGGCGCCCTGTCATCGCCTTTGTACTGCCGCTGGTGCTGTTTCTGCCTTCGGTTATCGGCAAGCGCCCGCGGGGGCATGCCTGGTTGGCATTTGTCAGCCTGCTGTATTTCATGCAGGGCGTCATGGTGGCTACGCTGCCGGAACAGCACCTGCGTGGCATTGTGGAAGCCTGTGTCTCACTCGCTCTGTTTACCGGCTGCATGGGTTACGCGCGCTTTCGTAGCCGGCTCTTGCGTGAACAAGCCGCGACCGGCTAA
- a CDS encoding c-type cytochrome codes for MRIIKASLSAVACAAMLAASVTASAVEPEDAIHYRQSALGVMGWHFGPMADMAKGDIEYDADAFARHAQNVGDIARMPWEGFVEGSYQDDGHGVETDALAKIADNPDDFEKKQKALIDEAQTLAEVAQEGDFKMARAQLSKVGKTCKSCHDDYRAE; via the coding sequence ATGCGTATAATAAAAGCCAGCCTGAGTGCTGTTGCCTGTGCGGCTATGCTCGCCGCCAGCGTTACCGCCAGTGCCGTTGAGCCGGAAGACGCGATTCATTATCGTCAGTCGGCTTTGGGGGTAATGGGGTGGCACTTCGGGCCGATGGCCGATATGGCCAAGGGCGATATTGAATACGATGCCGATGCCTTCGCTCGCCACGCGCAAAACGTCGGCGATATCGCGCGTATGCCCTGGGAAGGTTTTGTCGAAGGAAGCTACCAAGACGATGGCCACGGCGTTGAAACCGACGCGCTGGCAAAAATCGCGGACAATCCCGACGATTTCGAAAAAAAGCAAAAAGCCCTGATTGATGAGGCGCAGACGCTTGCCGAGGTTGCCCAGGAGGGTGATTTCAAGATGGCGCGTGCCCAGCTTTCAAAAGTAGGCAAAACCTGCAAGAGCTGCCACGACGACTACCGCGCTGAATAA
- a CDS encoding cytochrome b/b6 domain-containing protein, producing the protein MKRIYVWDVYVRLFHWALVAAVLVSFYTMKTEGAPFLFPAEIHAKSGYIVLGLLSFRWLWGLFGSFFARFSTFLTSPVVSFGYAISLTRRRLKHYAGHNPVGGWMVLVMLLSLTFQGASGLFLSDDIFFEAPLYATLGEDVSKTLLTLHRYNSTLLLVLIGLHLVAIVAHRLMGEKLVGAMVTGTKRLSGAPIDADTSRETPRAPLWRALLAIACASAVSLTWWYW; encoded by the coding sequence ATGAAGCGTATTTATGTCTGGGACGTGTATGTGCGTCTTTTTCATTGGGCACTGGTGGCGGCGGTGCTGGTTTCGTTTTACACCATGAAAACCGAAGGGGCGCCGTTTCTATTCCCCGCCGAGATTCATGCCAAATCCGGCTATATCGTGCTGGGACTGCTGAGCTTTCGTTGGCTGTGGGGCCTTTTTGGCAGCTTTTTTGCCCGCTTCAGCACCTTCCTGACATCCCCCGTGGTGTCATTTGGTTATGCCATCAGTCTGACGCGGCGCCGGCTGAAGCATTACGCAGGGCATAATCCGGTAGGCGGCTGGATGGTGCTGGTCATGTTGCTCTCGCTCACCTTTCAGGGGGCAAGCGGGCTGTTTTTAAGCGACGATATTTTCTTTGAAGCGCCGCTTTACGCCACGCTGGGGGAAGATGTGAGCAAAACGCTGCTGACGCTGCATCGCTATAACAGTACGCTGCTACTGGTACTTATCGGCCTGCACCTTGTGGCTATTGTGGCGCATCGGCTGATGGGCGAAAAACTGGTGGGCGCCATGGTAACCGGCACTAAACGCCTCTCCGGCGCGCCGATAGATGCTGACACTAGCCGTGAGACTCCCCGCGCGCCGCTGTGGCGTGCATTGCTGGCCATTGCCTGCGCCAGTGCGGTGAGCCTGACCTGGTGGTATTGGTAA
- a CDS encoding AzlC family ABC transporter permease — translation MISQMWREAGKQTLPVMFGYLPLGAAFGIVAIEVGVPWYAAAAMSLIIYAGAGQFLAITLLAAGAGLTEVAVATIMLNSRHTFYGLSLLKRFQGAGWRKPYMIFALTDETYSLLTSQAAYSHALGFRVSLLNQLWWFTGTLIGIAVGSAQLFNSQGIEFALTALFIVLTLEQARRLKHSLPFVIALVTGLGALFLLPERHLLLGAIGSASLLLLVHYRFSQRQGDHHAV, via the coding sequence GTGATTAGCCAAATGTGGCGTGAGGCCGGCAAGCAAACGCTGCCGGTCATGTTTGGATACCTGCCGTTAGGCGCTGCATTCGGCATCGTCGCCATTGAAGTGGGCGTGCCCTGGTATGCCGCCGCCGCGATGTCGTTGATTATTTATGCCGGCGCCGGCCAGTTTCTGGCGATAACGTTGTTGGCCGCCGGCGCGGGGCTGACCGAAGTGGCGGTGGCCACGATAATGCTCAATTCGCGACACACCTTCTATGGCCTATCGCTGTTGAAACGCTTTCAGGGGGCGGGCTGGCGCAAGCCTTACATGATTTTCGCCCTGACCGATGAAACCTATTCGCTGTTGACCAGCCAGGCGGCATATTCCCATGCGCTGGGCTTTCGCGTCAGCCTGCTCAACCAGCTGTGGTGGTTCACCGGTACGCTGATCGGGATTGCGGTAGGCAGCGCCCAGCTGTTCAACAGTCAGGGTATCGAGTTTGCCCTGACCGCGCTGTTCATTGTCCTGACGCTTGAACAGGCCAGGCGGCTGAAACATTCGTTGCCCTTTGTGATTGCGCTTGTGACCGGGCTGGGCGCCCTTTTTCTGCTGCCGGAGCGTCATCTGCTGCTGGGAGCCATCGGCAGTGCCAGCCTGTTATTGCTGGTGCATTATCGTTTCAGCCAACGCCAGGGTGATCACCATGCTGTTTGA
- a CDS encoding branched-chain amino acid transporter permease — protein sequence MLFDPIWQLIIVCALATFATRMLPFVALSRQADNPLILHLGRYLPPAVMLILVIYALRDFTPLASDWRLNMGDDGLPMLIASLIVAGMHLWRRNALLSIMLGTGAYMLMVQLGWSG from the coding sequence ATGCTGTTTGATCCGATTTGGCAACTGATTATAGTTTGCGCCCTGGCGACGTTTGCCACGCGGATGCTGCCCTTTGTGGCGCTGTCGCGTCAGGCCGACAACCCGTTGATTTTGCATCTGGGACGCTATCTTCCGCCCGCGGTGATGCTGATCCTGGTGATCTATGCGCTGCGCGATTTCACCCCGCTGGCATCCGATTGGCGGCTCAATATGGGCGATGACGGACTGCCAATGCTGATAGCATCGCTGATTGTGGCCGGTATGCACCTGTGGCGGCGCAACGCCCTGCTTTCCATCATGCTGGGAACCGGCGCGTATATGCTCATGGTGCAGCTGGGCTGGTCCGGCTAA